DNA sequence from the Vicia villosa cultivar HV-30 ecotype Madison, WI linkage group LG3, Vvil1.0, whole genome shotgun sequence genome:
atatatatatatatatatatatatatatatatatatatatatataaggagggatcaaattacacccgaagagttacaccacgagttacactcgttcaataactacatctcgaattaatattttttaaattcaaccgttggattgaaacataatatcatatagatcttacctataaagtttgagcttaatctataaggatttactatgtcattgaatcacatcaaaattaacgttatatgaaagctcattttgacgttaatctttggatatcttgatgatatagtaaatcactatagattaagctcaaactttataggtatgatctatatgatattatgtttcaatccaacggttgaatttaaaaaatattaattcgagatgtagttattgaacgagtgtaactcgtggtgtaactcttcgggtgtaatttgatctcttctctctctctctctctctctatatatatatatatatatatatatatatatatatatatatatatatatatatatatatacataggcGGTTCTTGGGCCTGCCCAGGCTGGGCACATGCCCAGGCTCTGGCccaattattttttgaatttgacccaaaaaagttttaaaaaaaaagcaaaaaaaattagaaaGGGCAAGAAGAGGGGTAACTGACTAACTGTATGATTGTGATGAGAGGAAAAAACCGTACATGATGGTatctagtttttgtttgttttgttgagtTTTGGAGATGAGAGAATCGGCCATGGcgtttttttttggaaatcggCCATGGTGGCTATGGCGTTTTGTTTGTCGGAGAAGATGAATTCCATCGTCAGAGAGTATTAAAGTTGTTAGCTCACGTGTCCATGGTGCTTCATTGTGTTAATTAAATATCATATTCAATTATTCTTTAATTAGTCAAACTTTCTCCCTTGTTTTTTggccatttttttattcttttaataatattaaaaaattgtttaagaGAATTATAAAGAAGACACGTTATGTTTGGTTTTACCACGTTATGTTACCAactcttatttttcattttttttaaattttttattattaaccaaatgtaattattctttttattatttcttattaGTAACTAAATGCTAATTAAGTTtagtttgtttcttttttgttataaatttatgtttctacttttttttttttgaccgaAATTTATGTTTCTACTTGAACCTCCCTTTTTGCTATTTTGTTAGgtttttttaatagtttcttgattatttgatttgttattattaatttcacaatgaaaaaaaaaattaaaaatggttaattattttaaacaattttatttaattcaaaattatttttttaattaattttattaaataaattcatttaatttattaataacttTAATGCATCTTTATTTGAATTTAGGTATTTTAtgcaatttatttttccaatattttatgcttgtaatttttttattaatattcatGACTACTCCTTCATGAAAGACACATTAGTGAGCCTTTCTTGCAATGAGACACATGCTTACTTGCACACGTTCATAGTTTGATATTGGGCTTTCTTAAAGTGAGGCCTATTCGATTAATTGATCCAATTACTCGTCTAGAAGACTAGTTCACTTTGCTAGTACACTTGtagtttaatttgatttgatttgactgTCTTATTATTTTCATGTTTAATCCCtttgtgtatgcttgtttgtaTGGGACTTGTATTGCTTTCATTTCATCCTCATttccgaagccttgtaataattttattgctttttttattttcttgagtTTTATTTGCTTGCTTGCTTTTATGCTTGAATAAATTATGAACCCGTGCActcttggtccatataccaagtCATATCCCAAGTTCTGTAAGTCGATTGTCATCTGCATCGTCATTGACCGTATCACTACATTCTTGGTCCATATACTAAGCCATACTTCATGTTTTGTAAGTCGATTTTCTTGTTcaactcttttattttaaattatatttttgttgacaaaatgatgagtctcttttattttgattgatgactatttatatactATATACAATAAATTTGTAGTCTataaatttttgcccaggctttaTAATTTTTCTAGCTTCGCCactgtatgtatatatatatatatatatatatatatatatatatatatatatatatatatatatatatatatatatatatatatatatatatatatatatatatatatatatatatatatatatatatatatatatatatatatatatatatatgatgtcaTTTACTTTTATGAATCGAATGAAGGTGAGTGGTGTTTTACTTGTGTAAACTCTCATTGAAATGTCAAAAAAATGAGTTAGATGCCATAACTTAAAAGTATTGTAAAAAGTATTTGGGGTGAATTTTTTAAATCGAATGAAGTTGAGTGATGTTTTTCTTGTGTAAACTATTACTGAAATGTCAAAAAAATGAGTTAGATGCCATAACTTAAATCTATTGTAAAAAGTATTTTACGTgacaatttttttaaagtatATATTAGACTCAAATTAGTATAatgttattttcttatttttatttagaagtcgtaaaaacataataaatttaactatttggtttgtgttaatatttgtttatgtatAAATTGTAGCTTCAACAGCTTTTAACTGATTTTTACTtcgattatattaaaataaattctagCTTTTATTAATTCTTATGTTACAAATATCTAGTCTATtatgaattttatattaattaaacttaaattactatattataattatttttatatttattttaaagatataaaattaaatttaaatttaattattgattGGTGATAATCAAACACTTATCAAGTTCTTAGTGATTGGGAACTTAGTCAATGCAATCAATATATGGTAGTATGAAGAATCTATATATTGTGACCTTGTAGAAAAAGTAAACCTTTAATTTCAAATAAGCTTGTTTTGATTTGACATGTTGAAACTTGAAATTGGTGTGGATAATGTAATAGTAGGATCTTATTCTTGTACCAACAATGAATGGTGGAACAGAATGGCCGTTTGTTATCCAGTCGTTTTAGTGAAGTTGAAGCAAAGCAACAACGAAGCTACATTCTATTAAAAGTTTAAGAATCAAATTATTGGTCCAATAAATTCCAGGACTTGATCCTCTCctctcttttttccttttcatttctCTCTAGATTGCAGCAACTAGCAAGATTCTATtaaggtttttttaaaaaaaaatagaggttGATTGATAAGCTATTTAACAGTTTATAACTTATGACAGACTGATGGCTTATAACTTATAGTCGATGGTTGAGACTGACAGCTTATAAATTAATTGAAGTATTTGATAAAATTAActgttcaattaacttataatgtaaaataatataaaaaatatttaatatataattatttattttaaattaaaataaattataagggttaaagatggattttaattaatataataaggataagaaaggaagaaaaaaataataagctataagacataagttaAAACGTTATTTGAAATAGCGCCtagaaaataagttataagctagtaaaataaactataagctcgtgatgaaaagaccgttgtcaaacgggtctaaattaccatatgagcttataagacataaggtataagctcgaaaatatgtcttaccaaacagagcctaattATCTTTAAAGATTAAATGtgttttactttttaaaatttaaaacaataaaagttgtttgataatttaattttataaaattattttttatttaagagttctaaaaaaaattaaaatagattttagaAGTTTTAGTTTtggttttttgttttaaaattaggaagaagaaaaataacaaaaaaaataaaatattctttatTAATGACAATTTTATAATATTGTACAACTTTAAAATAATATTGGCCCCGTCTTATAATTACCTCGTTGGTTAAATTCTTTTGCAAATAGTTTAAATAGCCCTAATGAGCTTATTGTCATTGATAAGTAATTGAATCCCAAAATAAAATTGAGACGCACTAGGTTGGCAAGCCCCGATTCATAGCGCGATGAAAGTTGGAGTTTATACTGACTTTACTCAAGGGTCAGAGGACCCTAGTGGGTCGTGACCTGCTGCCAGAAGATCCCGATGGATCGTAACGTGACAAAAGATAATGGTCAAAGGTATATTAACATAACCATTTTagtttgtattttattattttaaatatatgagttaaattttataagattGTTTTACTTTGTTATTTGTAATGTAAATTAATGGTcgaaaaaataactatttttattacaaaaaataattTCATTACATAAATGATGGTGGACATGATGAAATTGAATCTAACTAAAACCTATTTAGGGTAAATTTTAATTTTCCATCTCTATGATCAAAGTGGGAAAAAGAATTGGTTGAAAACTAAAATTTAAGTATGAAAGAGATGAAAACTGTCGTCGATCTACCTCATTGTCTATTgtctttttatgaaaatttaatgaaaattacTACTccttccattttttattataagtcgttttggaaaaaaattgaattttaatataagtcgttttacaattctaataaataattgataatatttttcatattaaattcttaaatatttattattttctctcaTTTCAATCATCTAAATTTATCTTACACATGTTATTAATgaagaataattttataaaaacctttataatttctcattttcatagttattattatttttaatatatataaaatgtctaaaacgacttataataaaaaactgaggttgttgtttttatttttcaagtTACCTGTAGGCTGTAGCATGTTAGTGTCATTCTTTATTTTGTTAGTTTAGACATATCTTACACATAATGTAATGTAGcattagggtctgtttggtaaaaatagcggttgactgataagctagctgatagtttatagcttatgactgatggctgatgactgatgacttatagcttatagcggatgattgagactgatagcttataagctaattgaagtgtttggtaaaattagcggttcaattaacttataaatgtaaaatgacataaaagatatttaatatatatttattttattttaaattaaaataaattataagagttaaaaatggattttaattaaaataataaggataaaaaaggaagaaaaaatgataaactataagacataagctaaaacgctatttgaaatagcgtctggaaaataagctataagctagtaaaataagctataagctcgtgatgaaaagaccgttaccaaacgggtctaaattattatatgagcttataagacataagacataagctataagctcggaAACAtggcttaccaaacagagccttaataTATTCATtcaagtttttttataaaaataattattaaatattttttaataaattattaataaatagcaTATAATGGTATATACAATTAAACAGAGAATTTACATTAAGACATTACATATTTACATTACATGTACATTATGTTAAACTATTAATAGAGCCGTGACCCCAGGTAGATCCCAATCTCTTGGAAGGAGTATTATTGTAAACTAGTAACAGTATTTAACAGTCTCTCATAGCACTCTTTAGTAGTAGTATTTTCCTAAAAATAGTTATAAATTACCCAAATTTTAGTTCACACTTGCACGCCCCAACCCTTTATCCTCTAATCAGACATTTAATTAAAgcatttcgcttaattaataattCACACACAAAACACACATTTCAATAACTCTACAACAATCACGGAGCAGGTAGTACTTCAAGAGGATGACCCATCTCTGTCTCCATAGcacgtttcttcttcttctccttctcttttttAATCTCACCATAGAAATAAGACACAAACCCCCAAAGAGAAAGCACAAGAGAAACCCCTTTCTCAGCTTGAAATCTCTCTTTATAGAAAATTACCGCCAACACTTCAGTTACCGGCAAAAAAACAGCAATTAAAATACCCGATAACAAAGATGAACCACAAAATATAACTCCAATTGCTCCCAAGAAAAACGCTTGCCATAACATTGCACTCATCACCAACACCACATAGTATGTTCTTTCCCCTAATCCGAAATTCCTTGCCTCCCTCGGAATCaccttcataataataaaaaaaacaattaaaattaactaGATAACCAAAACAAAAAACATTTAATATAAATCATCTCCTCAAGAGACTCAGAGTCGTTGAGAAATATGTTATCTGTCAACGACTCTGAGTCTGACTTTTTGTATTGGAATAGAAGATATAAATCTAACTGGACACCTTACCTTAAAGTCGTTATTTGCTATCATGCCGACGATGCAGAAGAGAGTAGCAAACAAACACATAACAAACTGAATTTCCATAACAAGAGAATAAGTAAggttttgtttggtttttttataaatcaatTCGACTGAAGGCAAAACAAATCCATATAATGCAGAAGCACCAAGAGTAGTGAGAAAACCAATAACATATTGCTTCGTAGAAACACCGGCGGGTCGATCTCCAGAAGTATGCATAGCCAAAACGCCAGCTCCAACCGTAAGCAAAACGACGGCGTTTATAGAGAAAGCAGTGAATTTCTGTTTCACAAGCAGAAAGGCGAAAACCGCCGTGAAACCAAGCTGAGAAGCGATTATCAAAGCAGAAGTGGAAATCGGAAGACGAGCAACGCCGTACGCGTAGAGATAGTCGTCGAGGCCGGTGAGGATTCCGATGAAAGCTACGGCGAAGAATAGAGGAGGTTTCATGGAGATTATTTTTAGCTTTGCGGCGGGTTCGGCGGTGGTTGATGGTGGTTGACTTAGGTGGAGACGGCGGCGGTTGATGTATGAGATTGTGAGGGGGAGGATCATTATAGGGAAACCGGCGGTTTCGAGGAAACAGGAGAGCCAGACGCGGTGGCCGCCATGGATGAAGTAGAGACGCATTATGAGGGGACCACCGGAGTTTCCTAAGGCTAATAATAAACAGTTGATTATGAGAAGAATTCTCTTCATTTTTGTGtctgttgtttcttgtttcttttcttctGCCATGTCTCAGTTTTGTTGTTTGTTCTTGTGTGATGGTTTAACAAGGAAACTTAATGGTTAAATGAATCACTAGGAGACAATATATACACTTTTATGGAGTACTCCATTTTACTATAACAGATATTGCAATACaataaattgttttttaaatataaGTATTTTTTTATCTTAATCATCAATCATTCAACAATCAATCAAGTATATTATTAAGGAAACACAGCAACACACTGCCTAATTTAccctttcatgttcaatttaattaCGTTAATAAGTATTTTATTGATgtaacaattatgtgtttttaaCTTTCATCTATGCAATGAGACTACTTGACACTTCAATTTAGTTTCTTCATTTCAAATATGCATTTATCTCTTAGATTTTTTTTCACTTTACTACTCCTTCTTCATCACTCTAGACCTCTTAGGTACAGTAGCCCCACAAAATTTTTTCACTTTAATTAAATTCATTAAATTACACTTATTCAattaccataaagtcatattatAACTCTTTAATTAAAATCTCCACATATTTATACTCCTTAATTTTTAGACATTTTCTCCTTTGACTTTCTATTAGTTGTTTTACTTCAACCTATAAAATTTTGacttttaaaactaaaattata
Encoded proteins:
- the LOC131655377 gene encoding purine permease 3-like, which codes for MAEEKKQETTDTKMKRILLIINCLLLALGNSGGPLIMRLYFIHGGHRVWLSCFLETAGFPIMILPLTISYINRRRLHLSQPPSTTAEPAAKLKIISMKPPLFFAVAFIGILTGLDDYLYAYGVARLPISTSALIIASQLGFTAVFAFLLVKQKFTAFSINAVVLLTVGAGVLAMHTSGDRPAGVSTKQYVIGFLTTLGASALYGFVLPSVELIYKKTKQNLTYSLVMEIQFVMCLFATLFCIVGMIANNDFKVIPREARNFGLGERTYYVVLVMSAMLWQAFFLGAIGVIFCGSSLLSGILIAVFLPVTEVLAVIFYKERFQAEKGVSLVLSLWGFVSYFYGEIKKEKEKKKKRAMETEMGHPLEVLPAP